The following nucleotide sequence is from uncultured Draconibacterium sp..
TTCATCCGGTTTCTGGTTTATGCACAGGCATCCTGTGACGAAGCCAACTCGCAACTAACAATGATTAATGAACTTCATTTTGAATCAAAAGGGTTAATAGATCTGCTCTCTGATTATGAACTTTTAGGAAGAAAACTCAATAAATTTATCGATTATGTTGAAAGTAACTGGAACGAAAGATCTTAACCAGCAACTTGAAACATGTAACTTGTAACTATAAATTATGAAAAAATTACTATCCATCCTCGGCATAACATTATTTGCAATGTCAGCATTTGCTCAGCTAAACACAATTCCTGAAAAAGAAATTCCGGCCGATTACGGCTACATCGTAAAAATTGGCCAGCAGATGCCCAATATTGAAATGGAACTTACTGATGGTACGAAACTTTCAACAGCCGACCTAAAAGGAAAAGTTACCATGCTACAATTTACTGCCAGCTGGTGTTCGGTATGCCGAAAAGAAATGCCACACATTGAAAAAGAGATCTGGCAAAAACACAAGGATAACGATAATTTCGTGTTGATTGGTGTTGACATGGACGAGCCTCTTGATAAGGTTAAGGATTTTAAGGAAACGATGAAAATTACATATCCGCTGGCACTCGATCCGGGTGCTGACATCTTTTATACCTTCGCGGCAAAAGGAGCCGGTGTTACCCGAAATGTGATTGTCGATAAAACAGGAAAGATTGTATATATGACCCGCCTTTTTAAAGAAGATGAATTTAACGAGATGGTGG
It contains:
- a CDS encoding four helix bundle protein, with the translated sequence MKSYRDLEIYQSAYQLAIKVHKMTLTLPTYEMYEQGSQVRRSSKSIKDNIVEGYGRNRYKQDFIRFLVYAQASCDEANSQLTMINELHFESKGLIDLLSDYELLGRKLNKFIDYVESNWNERS
- a CDS encoding redoxin family protein gives rise to the protein MKKLLSILGITLFAMSAFAQLNTIPEKEIPADYGYIVKIGQQMPNIEMELTDGTKLSTADLKGKVTMLQFTASWCSVCRKEMPHIEKEIWQKHKDNDNFVLIGVDMDEPLDKVKDFKETMKITYPLALDPGADIFYTFAAKGAGVTRNVIVDKTGKIVYMTRLFKEDEFNEMVEVIDLLLEE